The Paenarthrobacter aurescens region TTCTCAAGGTCCCTTCTGTACTGCGCCTAGTGGTCATCAAGCTCACCGAATCAGCGGAAGGCCTTCATGCGACCCAACAAGGAACCCCGGAACCCAGCCAGCGTGGGTAGGGAATAGTCTTCTGTGGGGCGAGACGAAGAGCCTGACGCTCTCTGTTTCACGTGAAACACTGGCGAAGAATGCAACACGGCTTTGAAGGCGCTTCCTCCTGATGCGCCAATGTGATGCCCGTATGACCAATAGCTGATTTGCGGCGAAGAGGCTTTTCCTACGGGGAGTTCGACGGACGTATCGAATAGTCGAACAAGGGTTTTCACCAGGCCCAATCCACATACTTCACAGCGAAAGCTGCCTGCTACGGGCTCCTTGTGCCCAACTAATCTAACTGATGCACCTATATAAGTCCGGCCAATCGACGAAAGGTCGATGCAATAGCTGGCGCCGACGTGCTTGACCCTTGTTCAATAGACTCCGAGATAGACGCAGAACAACCTCGTCAAGCCAACCAGTCGATGCAACGGCCAGCTCTGCTTGTGATGCTCACTGTTTCACGTGAAACAGCAACTGAGTTGGCTCCGCGGCTAGTAGACACATTGACCCGAAGTTATGGGAAACCGTTCGGGAATACGGTATTGCGCGCCGACCTTCTGCCCATCAGTTCATCAGCAGCCAGTCCGCCAGTCCGCCAGTCCGTCAGCCCGTCAGCCCGTCAGTCCGTCAGTCCGTCAGTCCGTCAGCCTATCTCAGAAGGTCACTTCTACCTGCCGCATGCGTAGAGGCGCCCTTTATCCACATAAGTTCCCACGGAAGAATCCGCCGAGTGGGTCGTCACTGCGTTGCACACCCCCAAGCCCCGGCATAGACCTCAAAGGAAGTGCCACTACCGATCACGCGAGCGACGTTCACTCAGCTCCCGCCCTGGAAGTGGATCTAGCCCGCTCTTCGAGCATCTGCTTGGCGTAACCCTGTGGCCTCTCCGCGGAGTGCAATGCGCCGTAAACCGTCGCCAGGTTCCTTGGCTCACCAGCTGCCAGCTGCCAGCCAAGATTCCCCGTCGTGCCCGGGGGACTGCGAGGACTACACCCTTCGCCCGCAGCTCACAGAGCACCTGCACGGACCAACAGCTCAGCCCCAACTGCGTCCCAACTGTTCGGAACGCCTATGCGGTCCAACTGCCCCTCCCATTCCCATGGGTGGTGCGCATCCAATGAGGGCGACAACCACCCGCAGGCAGTCATTCCCGCGCTGCCCAGTCGCGGGATGCAACAGTTCGGCCAGCCTGTCGCTCCAACCGCCCTTGCGCCTCCATGGAGGTGCTCAGTCTGCGGGGCGACACCCGCCTCCCTTATTTGGGGACCTGGATGGAGCGTACGCCACCTCCGGCGAGCTCACCAGATGCTCCTCATATCCGTTTGGCCAGGACGGCAAACACTCTCGGATACGCCTCATCTTCGGTCCCTTAGAACGGTGAGGACGGTCCCATGGTGAGCGCAGGTTTGTCCAGCGACAGAGGGGCACGAATGACCCATGCACAACCATGAAGTCCATTTGAGGCACATTCCACCCGGCCACCCTTCTTGCCAGTGAATCCCTCATTCGGGGAGGGGCTTGCACCTTCGGCCAGCTCAGGTAGATCCCATGGAATCATCCGGCCGCCACCAGTCGAGCATCCCCGGCGCTCCCTCGGGCACGGCATCGGTGAGCCTCTGTTTCACGTGAAACACTCCAAACCACCGTCCGCCGGCCCTGCTCTTTCGGCGCATCACACACCCGAGGTGCCAGGGATGGACTGCAGTGGACAATAGGCGGGCACGATCCGGTCCCAGTCGTATCACCATGTTTGAAAGCCAGGCACCCCTTTCCTGCAGATACTGGAGGCAGGGACAGTCTGTGAACAGCTCAATTGCCGCCCCCGCGCGATGTCCGAGCTCAACCACTCATCACTGAGACATCGGATGAATAGCACACCACACCAGCCTGGTGGGTCGCGTCCATCTCAAGACTCAGCAGGCACGCTAACTGAAGGTCGGTATGTGTTGTACCCAAACCTGTCACACTGAAGGGCAGTCCGCGACAAGAGGGACGGCTGGGTACAACATCACCCCGTTAGCCACGGCGGGCGACGTTGGCACCCTCTCACGATGGGCCGCCAGCACCACTGAACGTCGGACACACTCAGGTACATCCAATCGGATTATCCACCAACTTATGCACAGCGTTATCCACAGGCTTATCCACCGGCCATGATCTTACACACACTACGGATCTAGTGATGGCTGTACGAGACGTATCTGCATCATTGCCGCGTCCGATGGCGGACTGTGAATCTGGATCTGGGGCATTCGCTATTTCCAGCCGAAGGGATGGTCATAAACCCGCAAAATCAATGGAAACTGAGCTGTTTGCACCTGTCATGACGCGGCGAGTCACACGCCTCGGTAGGCCACTCAGTCGTGGCAAACCAAGGGTTCTAAGTTCTCGCTCCGGCGGTCAGGCGGAGGAGAGTCCCGCGAAGCAGGCGCGTGCTGAATCCACATAGTTATCCCCAAAGTTATCCACAGAGATATCCACTGGCTTATCCACCGCGCAAGCAAGCTCACCCGGTGCGACTTCAAAGCTTTCTCCGGGCAGAGGGAGCGACCGTTTCACGTGAAACATAGCCAGGCATGTTTATGTGACATTCGACGGTTCACCGGCTATCGCGAATGCTTATGTGTCACGCACCTTCCCTTGAACCCCGGATAGTGGGGACCCACCGGAATCAAGTCAGTGATCACCACATTGAAAACAGCGACATCAGACCAATTGTCGTCTGGGTCACTTGCGAATTCCAGGATGGATGGAGGTACGCCGGTCCTAGCTGATCCTGAGAGTGGGATACTCATCGCCACCGGGGGAGCCCCGGGCATGATCGATGGCTGGCAATGGCGTGGTCAAGGCTGGGCTGCTTCGAGCCAGCCAGCTGTCCTGGTTGGTGTGTCCAGTCGGACTGCTGGATCTGCGATACCTCATTTCGTGTTGGCACCACCCAAGGGATCATTGGACGAGGCTAGTGTGCTGGACTCACCTCTGCGGGGAGGCAGAGCGCATTTACGCCAACAAGAACAAGTGTTCGCTCCCGCCGCGAGCCCAGCCCGATCGACACGCAGCACATTCACATGGACACCTGAGCAATCTGTATTGAATCCTCACAGCTCACTGACGGGCAGCGACTCGAGACAGCCTCCACATACGCATAAATTCAAAGACAGGGGGTCGAGGCATGGCAATGAACACAAGGGTCGTGTCGGTGTCAGGACGCACCGCCTATCTGACCATCTCCCGGCCGACTTCCGTTGCCGAAGCACCCTCCACTCAGGGGAGTGACGCCCCCACTGACCACTGTTGGAGAACGTCAGCCCCCTTTCTGTCCATCGCCGCATGGAGCTCGTAACGTCCCCCGATCACTGGGACTAGCGCCAGGACATGCAGCGACCCCGCCATGTCAGGAGTGTCGAATGGAAGGAGTGTCGAATGGAAATGGGCGTTTGCTTGTACTTCATCTGTGGCGAGAGACAGCCCAGCTTCAGGAACAGTGAGAGGGCCGGGGAAGATAATGATCACCTGCCAGGTCCCAGGCCCAATCTACTCCAGTCCACAAAGGCGGAACGGAGTCAGAGGCCAGCAGTAGGGGAGGCAGTTGAAATCGTCACAAGATTACTGCGGGACTATGGACGAGTACACCTCAACCCGCGCACGGACTCCGGCTGATAAAACCCCTGGGAACTCGTTCATGTCTCTTATTCACTTTAGGCGTGCATGACTGAGCTCTTGAGCCTCCTGGAATGATCGCGACATGTTTCACGTGAAACGGTACCTAGACAGTAGTCAGAGTCGTCGATTCCCAAGGAGAACGATCAACACAGCTGGCCGGCCTCCAATACTCAGGGTCGCTGGCCCCAGTGCTTTAAGCAATGGAACCAGAGCCTCTAAGACATGGCCTGGTTCCCGAGTTTCACGTGAAACATAGAGAACATTCACGCTGATAGAGCTGAATGCACGCTCGCCATGGCTCAGGTGAGGGACTTGCCGGGTTTCCTGACATCAATTGGAAGACTATTCCGGCCTACTCCATGCACCCGGACTGCTCCCTACGCTTATGAACTCTACGGAGAGGTGCAGTGTCGCAGAAGCTGATCAGCCAGTTTGGGAATCTTATCGATAGCCGCTGAAATGGCAGAAGTCCGCATAATCCGCTATTCGGGGGAGCGGCCTCCTCCTCACTGGGCGCGGACAGTCCGAAATGGCCTAAGAGCGCGGAAGGCCTCCAAGAGGCCGCCAAAAGCCCACCCAAGGCCAGCTTGAGGCTGCCTCACTGCTAACCAGGAACCACAACTGACCCAAAAAGGTTCTGAAGCAATGCTCATTTCAAAATTTCCCACTGCAGCCGAAGTGTACTCGCAACGTTTCACGTGAAACGGGAAGTAGCGCTTGAGCGCCTGTACCCGAAAGCGGTGAAAACCCTCAACACACATAACCGATCGAATCGCAGCCTAAGGGGCCGAACAACCGCCACTGGGAGCCTTCTCACCCGCGCGACGACGAAGAAGAAGTCCATCAGCTCGAAGGCTCTTGGACGCGGGCTCAAGGCCCGTCGCCCGCCCTTACACACTTGGCGCCTGGGAGAAGCTCCAGTACCGATTTCCCGTGTAAACACGCAAAATGATCCCCGATGACGGGTCTGTTCGTCTGCAGGCCCTAAACTCGATACGCGCGAGAGGAGTAGTGCCTTCCAGGGATGCAGGAGCGCATGCAAAGAGCTTCGCGGAACCATCCATTCTCCTATTTCACGGGCTCTCCCACATGGACAAACAAGAGCGCTACCGGAAATGGGCAGGCACCCCTCAACAGCCTAGCTTTGCCTCAAACGCAAGCATTGGAGCCGGGACAAGCAACAAGCTACCTTGTTTCACGTGAAACAAGCAGGTGAGAAGCGCCACGCCAACGAGTAAGTCCGTAAGACATGGACCGCAAGCGAGAGCGAGGCCATGAGACAACAAAAAATGGGGCCCACTGAAACGTGAGCCCCATTTATGTCTGTCTTGAGAGTTAGTCGCCGGCGCCCGGGCCGAGAACATCCATAATTCGGTTGAGATCCTCCACGCTGGCAAACTCGATGCTGACGCGTCCTTTACGAGCACCAAGAGTGATCTTCACATTTGTATCCAACCGGTCTGACAATGACGACGCCAGGTAGTCCAAACGCTCGTGCCGCGCATTCGGCTTCGGGATGCTGCTCTTGGCCGGTGTTGCGGGGTCTTGGTACATGGCAACCGACTCTTCGGTGGCACGAACGGACATTCCCTCCGCAACAATCTTCTGTGCCATCCGTTCCATAGCAGCAGAATCCGGAAGAGCAAGCAGGGCGCGTGCATGCCCTGCCGACAAGACACCTGCAGCTACCCGGCGCTGAACGAGCGGCGGGAGCTTGAGAAGTCGCAGCGTGTTGGAAACCTGAGGGCGGGAACGGCCAATTCGGTCCGCTAGCTGCTCATGCGTGGTGCCGAAGTCTTCCAAAAGCTGCTGGTAGGCCGCGGCTTCTTCCAAGGGGTTCAGCTGGCTTCGGTGAAGGTTTTCAAGGAGCGCATCGCGGAGAAGGTCATCATCCGTGGTATCTCGAACAATTGCGGGGATCGTTTCGAGTCCGGCGGCCTGCACTGCACGCCACCGACGTTCGCCCATAACCAGCTCGTACGGTTCTCCACCCTTTTCGGTTGAAGTACGTACAACAATTGGCTGAAGGACGCCGATTTCGCGAACGGAGTGTACAAGCTCCGCCATGTCGTCTTCATCGAAGACGGAACGAGGCTGTTTGCGGTTCGGATGGATGTCACCCACCGGAATTTCTGCAAACCTGGCTCCGGGGACCTCCACCAACTCCACCTCTGGGGTGGATTTGGGGGCGGGGGCAGTAACTGCGGCAGACGCCGTCGACTCTTCTGCGTCTGATGCTTTCTTGCTCGCAGATGAACGTGAGCCGGTCGCTTTGGAAGCTGGCCTTGAGGGCGCAGCAGATTTGGCGCCTGTTGACTTGGTCGCCGTCGTTTTGGTGCGTGACTTGACCTCGGCACCATCCGCTGCGGATGCGGATGCTGATTCTTCAACAGTCGGCTTCAAATCAGCAGGGCTGGAATCCTCGAGTAGCGTCTCCACAGTGGTGGATGCTGTCTTCCTTGCCTCGGGAAAGAACAGATCCACAGGACGGGAGGGTGCAGCCCCATTGCCCTGGCCCGAAGCCGAGCTGGGAATGAGAGCCCCAAGACCCCTGCCGAGGCCCCTTCGCTTTTCGCTCATTGATTCATCCCTCCGATGGAATAGCCGAGCACGGACCGGCCCAAGCTGTTGCAGTGTTTCAAGAATTCTAGCGTTCAGCTATTTCGGCTGCGGCTTCCATGTAGGAAAGCGCGCCACTGGAAGAGGGGTCGTACGTCATGACCGTCTGCTGGTAACTGGGAGCTTCAGAGATGCGAACCGACCGCGGAACTACAGCCCCCAGAACCTGATCCGGGAAGTGCTGGCGGACCTCTGAGGCAACCTGGGCAGCCAGGTTGGTGCGACCGTCGTACATGGTCAAGAGAATGGTGGAGACCACAAGGTCAGCGTTGAGGTGCTTCTGAATCATCTCAATGTTCTTCAGGAGCTGGCTCAGGCCTTCCAGCGCGTAGTACTCACACTGGATGGGAATGAGAACTTCACTCGCCGCACAGAAGGCGTTGACGGTCAGCAGCCCAAGGCTGGGCGGGCAGTCGATGAAGATGTAGTCCAAGCGGCCTTCGCCGTCGTTTTCCCGTTCCTTGGCATAAACATCTATGGCACGGCGGAGTCGTTGTTCCCGTGCAACCAATGACACGAGTTCAATCTCGGCTCCAGCCAGGTGAATCGTGGCAGGTGCGCAGATGAGGTTGGGGATATCCGGGCACGGCGCTACGACGTCCTTGAGGGGAAGGTCGTTGATGAGGACATCGTAAATGCTGTCTACGTCCGCGTGGTGTTCAATCCCCAAAGCGGTTGATGCATTTCCCTGGGGGTCGATGTCTATCACCAGCACGTTGAGGCCGGCCGAGGCCAGGGCCGCAGCAATGTTAACCGTGGTGGTTGTCTTGCCAACGCCACCCTTTTGGTTGGACACAGTGAAGATACGGGTCTTGTCAGGCTTGGGCAGTTCCCTGCCGATCAGTTTTTCTCGCCGGCGGGTCTCATTGGCCAGTTGACGGGCGATGGGGCTGGAATCATCAATGGAATCCATGACGTTGCGCACTCCATCTGAGACGGTTTCACGTGAAACGGCAGCATTATCAACCGAATTAGGGCGCACGATTGCAGACTGAAGAGACGCAGAGGGTGTAGCCATGGCCCGCGCGGACCCCAAAGACATAAACGGGGGGATCCGCTGCGTGGAGGTTTCACTACTGCCCACTGGTCACACTCTCACTCTCATTCGGCGCTTTGCTGCCGTTCTCTAGCCTAACCGCTCAGCCGCCGACACGCGGGAAACCGAGCGGGACCTACGCCGTCTTTCCGGGCTTGTTGACGATGATCCTCACCACGGTGGTGGGTTCCTCCAAAAGCTCCTGTCCACAAACCACAACTGACGTTTCCACGCCACCGAGTTTGCGAATAACTTTCCCGGCCTTCTCGATTTCCTCGGCCGCACTGCGTCCCTTGATGGCAACCACTTCGCCATGTCCGTTCAACAGAGGAATGGTGAGACCAGCGAGGTTGGAAAGAGCGGAAACGGCACGTGCTGTGACAACATCGGCATCCACCAATCCAACGGCCAGCTCAGCCCGGGTCCTCATGATGGTGACGTTGTCCAAGCCAAGATCGTCCACCACCTCCTGAAGCCAGATGACACGGCGTTCCAGAGGTTCAATCAGAGTCAACTCAAGGTCCGGACGCGCAATTGCAAGGCAAAGGCCTGGCAAACCTGCACCGGATCCGACATCGGCAACATGGCTATCCATGGCAATGGCGGATTCTATGACAGCACAATTGAGGACGTGGCGGCTCCATAGCCGCGGAATTTCGCGCGGACCTATCAGACCGCGCTCAGTCCCGGACGTAGCCAGGTGTTCCACATAGCGCTTAGCAAGATCCAAGCGCTCCCCAAAAATCTTCTCGGCCGCTTCCAGTTCAGCTGCGGTGATTTCTACCATGAGCTGCTAGTCAGCCGAAACGACGATGTGGCGGCCAGCGCCTTCGCCTTCGGACTCGGAGACGTATCCGAGGTCAGCCACGGCGTCGTGGACGATCTTGCGCTCGTAAGCACTCATCGGTTCCAGAGCAACTGTTCCGCCGTCAGCCTTAACCTTGGCCACGGCATCCTCGGCGATCTTCTGCAGTACTCCTGCGCGTTCCTTACGGTATCCATTGATATCCAGGACCAAGCGTGAACGGCTTTCGGTAGCGGACAGAACTGAGAGCCGGGCCAGTTCCTGCAGAGCTTCAAGGACTTCTCCATCACGCCCTACCAGGCTGTCCAACGCAGCGGACTCTTCATCAGCACCGATGGAGATGTACGTGCGTCCGTTGCGGACCTCGATGTCGATGTCGCCGTCAATGTCTGCGATGTCCAGGAGTTCTTCGAGGTAATCGGCAGCGATGTCGCCTTCCTCTTCCAAGCGGCTGGCCGTCTTGGACTGCGTTTCTTCCTGGGTGTCCTCTTGGTCTTCAGTCACAGCGGTCATGGCTTCTTCAGTGCTCTCGGCAGACATTACTTCTTCTTCCTGTTCTTACGTTGTGGCTGGACGCGCTGGGCCCTGATCTCGGCGGCTGCCGCAGCAGCTGCTTCGGCTTCGGCGGCGGCGTCCGCGGCGGCGTTCTTCTTTCCACCCAACAGCGGCGGCAGTCCCTTTGCGGCGCGGCGCTCTTCCAAGGCCTTGGCTGCGGGGGAACCCGGCGTGGGCATGCGGCGGATAACAAAGAACTGCTGGCCCATGGTCCAAAGGTTGGTGGTGGTCCAGTAGATGAGGACACCGATCGGGAAGTTGATGCCACCGATGCCAAACACGAGGGGCAGGATGTAAAGCATCATCTTCTGCTGGCGCATGAACGGGCTGGCCATGGCTTCTTCAGACATGTTCTTGGCCATGATCTGCTTCTGCGTGATGAACTGCGAGGCCGTCATGGCAATGATCATGATGATGCTCAGGATCCAGACAGCAACGGCACTGTTGCCACCACTGGGATCACCGTGAAGCAGCGATGCGGAGAGCGGAGCACCGAAGATGCTGGAAGAGTCGAACTGGACAACCTGTTCGTGGCTCATGGCACCGACGCCCTGGCCCTGCTTGGCGTTGGTGGAAATGCCCGACAACACCTGGAACAGCGCAAAGAAGAACGGCATCTGGATCAGCATCGGCAAACACGCCGAGAAGGGGTTGGTGCCGTGCTTCTTGTACAGCGCCATCTGTTCCTGTGCCATGGCCTGGCGGGACAGCTGGTCGGTTTTGCCCTTGTACTTGGTCTGAAGTTTCTTCAGGTCCGGCTGCAGCAGCTGCATGCCGCGCTGGGCTTTGATCTGCTTGACGAAGACAGGAATCAGGGCAGCGCGGATCACCAACACGAGGCCGATGATGGACAGAGTCCACGTCCAGCCGTTGGCGGCAGGCAGGCCAATGAAGCTCAGTCCCTCGTGGAAGCCAACCATGATGATTGACACCAGCCACTTGAACGGAAACATGATTGTTTCAAAGAAGTCCATACGATATCCCTATTCGTTAGGCCGCAGAGCGGCCTTCTTCATCAGCCTGAACAGCCAGGAACTGGTCCGGATTGTTCAGTACAACAATTGTGGGCGTCCGGCCTTCAGGCCAATGACGATGGCCGGCGGGGACATGGTCCACTCCACCGGCATTCCAAGGATGACATTTGGCGAGCCTTTTGGCTGCGAGCCAGCTACCCTTCACGGCGCCATGCACCGTTACCGCTTCCAGCGCATATGCGGAGCAGGAGGGAAAGAAACGGCAAACCTGGCCGTACAGGGGCGAGATGACCTTGCGGTACGTCTTCAGCAAAATGATGAGGATGTTGCGGGGCAGGTCCCAAAGGAACATGCCTGCCGCGGCCGGAAGGCTCCTACGCGGAACACTCCCGGAGGGGTCACTTGAGGAAGGAACGACGGCGGTGCTTATGTCATGCACGCGGTGTCCCTTCCGTAGTGGTGCCGTTGTGTTCAGTCGAAGCGTTGCGTGGACCTGAGCCACCCAATCGCTTCGTCGTCACTGCCAGTGCGGCGTTGTAGTCCGAGAGCAACTGCTCCCAGCTGGCTGTTGCAGCTGCGGGCAGCGCCCGGACTACTACCGCCAGACCCGTTCCATGCGTGTGCAAGGACAGGGCGCCTGCTTCTCTCAGTCTCCTCTTAACGAGGTTCCTGGTCACGGCGTTCCCGACGGCTTTGGAGACAATGAAACCGATTCGACTCGGCTCCTCGGCCCCTATAGAGGCCGTATATAACACTAAGTTCCGGCGTCCATTGCGGACGCCGGAACGTACAGTTGTTGAAAAGTCGGTAGACGTCCGCAGACGGTTAGGGGTGGCTAGCACCGTCGAACCCGCAAAAAGACCCTGACCGACAAGTCAGTTATTTACGCCGACAGTTCGACGCGGCCCTTGCCGCGACGGGCAGCCAGGATGGCGCGGCCGGCACGGGTGCGCATACGAAGGCGGAAGCCGTGCTTCTTGGCCCGACGGCGGTTATTCGGCTGAAAAGTCCGCTTGCTCACGTTAGTTACTCCAGTGGATCAAAGGTGCGCCCACCCGATCAAAAAAGGGGAAGAACTGGCCGACGCTAAGTTTTGTATGTGCCTGCCGCCGTTGCCTTCCGCACGGTGAACGTACGGGGTTACAACTGATCTCAAAAGCGGACACAAAGGACTTCACAACGTTAGGGCAAAAAGGCACCCACAGTCAAACCGGGAGCCTGCCGCGGGACTATCCACAGCTGTGCCCAACTGCTGTTGGCAGCCTGTGGATGAAGTGGCTCACAGGCCGCTTTCGCGAACCACAACCGTGTAATTATCCACAGGCAACTTCCCAGCTATCTTCTAGCGAATTCATCCCCTAGAGTGGCTCAGTAGCCCAATGTCCACCCGCTGTGTATAACTCTGTGGATTATCGCCCAGAACAGCGCCGCCGGAGAGACTTCGGCTGCCAGCAACGCCGGCAAGCAAGTATTTAGGAACTGATTGATGACAGTAGACGAAGCCAACCACGCCAACACTGTCGGAAGTTCCTGGCGCAGGGTGCTGAGCCTCATGGAACAGGACGACCGGGTTTCACCCCGCCAGCGCGGTTTCGTCATCCTCGCCCAAGCGCAGGGCCTTATTGGTTCAACCCTGCTGGTGGCCGTCCCCAATGAGCTCACCCGTGAAGTCCTCCAGACCCAGGTGAAGGATGCCCTGGACGATGCTCTTCGCAACGTCTTCTCGGATGACATCCGCTGCGCGATTGACGTGGACACTGACCTGGTTCCCGTCCACGCAGAGCCCGAACCCGTCGTCGAGCTTTCCGCGGTTTCTGATTTCGCCGAACCGAAGCCGCAACCCACACCCCCCAGTACTTCGCACGAGTTCGGACGCCTGAACCCGAAGTACATCTTCGACACTTTTGTGATCGGTTCCTCGAACCGCTTTGCGCACGCTGCTGCGGTAGCTGTGGCTGAGGCGCCGGCGAAGGCCTACAACCCGCTGTTCATCTACGGTGACTCCGGTCTTGGCAAAACCCATCTGCTGCACGCAATCGGCCACTATGCCCGCCGCCTCTACAGCGGCATCAGGGTCCGCTACGTGAACTCCGAGGAATTCACCAACGACTTCATCAACTCCATCCGTGATGATGAAGGCACCAGCTTCAAGACCACGTACCGGAACGTGGACGTGCTTCTGATCGATGACATCCAGTTTCTGGCAGGCAAGGACCGGACCCAGGAAGAGTTCTTCCACACGTTCAATGCGCTGCACAATGCCAACAAGCAGGTTGTCATCACTTCAGATCAGCCGCCCAAGATGCTGGCTGGCTTCGAGGACCGTATGACCTCGCGCTTCGAGTGGGGCCTGCTGACGGACATCCAGCCGCCGGAACTGGAGACCCGGATCGCCATCCTGCGGAAGAAAGGCCTCAGCGAAGGTCTTTCCGCGCCGGACGACGCACTGGAGTACATCGCCTCAAAAATCTCCAGCAACATCCGCGAGCTTGAGGGCGCCTTGATCCGCGTTACGGCGTTCGCAAGCCTCAACCGCCAGCCCGTGGACGTCGCCCTGGCCGAAATGGTCCTGAAGGATCTCATCACCGACGACGGCGCCCAGGAGATCACGGCAAAGCAGATCCTGGA contains the following coding sequences:
- the yidD gene encoding membrane protein insertion efficiency factor YidD, translated to MAQVHATLRLNTTAPLRKGHRVHDISTAVVPSSSDPSGSVPRRSLPAAAGMFLWDLPRNILIILLKTYRKVISPLYGQVCRFFPSCSAYALEAVTVHGAVKGSWLAAKRLAKCHPWNAGGVDHVPAGHRHWPEGRTPTIVVLNNPDQFLAVQADEEGRSAA
- the yidC gene encoding membrane protein insertase YidC, yielding MDFFETIMFPFKWLVSIIMVGFHEGLSFIGLPAANGWTWTLSIIGLVLVIRAALIPVFVKQIKAQRGMQLLQPDLKKLQTKYKGKTDQLSRQAMAQEQMALYKKHGTNPFSACLPMLIQMPFFFALFQVLSGISTNAKQGQGVGAMSHEQVVQFDSSSIFGAPLSASLLHGDPSGGNSAVAVWILSIIMIIAMTASQFITQKQIMAKNMSEEAMASPFMRQQKMMLYILPLVFGIGGINFPIGVLIYWTTTNLWTMGQQFFVIRRMPTPGSPAAKALEERRAAKGLPPLLGGKKNAAADAAAEAEAAAAAAAEIRAQRVQPQRKNRKKK
- the rsmG gene encoding 16S rRNA (guanine(527)-N(7))-methyltransferase RsmG, translating into MVEITAAELEAAEKIFGERLDLAKRYVEHLATSGTERGLIGPREIPRLWSRHVLNCAVIESAIAMDSHVADVGSGAGLPGLCLAIARPDLELTLIEPLERRVIWLQEVVDDLGLDNVTIMRTRAELAVGLVDADVVTARAVSALSNLAGLTIPLLNGHGEVVAIKGRSAAEEIEKAGKVIRKLGGVETSVVVCGQELLEEPTTVVRIIVNKPGKTA
- a CDS encoding ParB/RepB/Spo0J family partition protein, with the protein product MSEKRRGLGRGLGALIPSSASGQGNGAAPSRPVDLFFPEARKTASTTVETLLEDSSPADLKPTVEESASASAADGAEVKSRTKTTATKSTGAKSAAPSRPASKATGSRSSASKKASDAEESTASAAVTAPAPKSTPEVELVEVPGARFAEIPVGDIHPNRKQPRSVFDEDDMAELVHSVREIGVLQPIVVRTSTEKGGEPYELVMGERRWRAVQAAGLETIPAIVRDTTDDDLLRDALLENLHRSQLNPLEEAAAYQQLLEDFGTTHEQLADRIGRSRPQVSNTLRLLKLPPLVQRRVAAGVLSAGHARALLALPDSAAMERMAQKIVAEGMSVRATEESVAMYQDPATPAKSSIPKPNARHERLDYLASSLSDRLDTNVKITLGARKGRVSIEFASVEDLNRIMDVLGPGAGD
- a CDS encoding R3H domain-containing nucleic acid-binding protein, whose protein sequence is MSAESTEEAMTAVTEDQEDTQEETQSKTASRLEEEGDIAADYLEELLDIADIDGDIDIEVRNGRTYISIGADEESAALDSLVGRDGEVLEALQELARLSVLSATESRSRLVLDINGYRKERAGVLQKIAEDAVAKVKADGGTVALEPMSAYERKIVHDAVADLGYVSESEGEGAGRHIVVSAD
- a CDS encoding ParA family protein, whose protein sequence is MGSSETSTQRIPPFMSLGSARAMATPSASLQSAIVRPNSVDNAAVSRETVSDGVRNVMDSIDDSSPIARQLANETRRREKLIGRELPKPDKTRIFTVSNQKGGVGKTTTTVNIAAALASAGLNVLVIDIDPQGNASTALGIEHHADVDSIYDVLINDLPLKDVVAPCPDIPNLICAPATIHLAGAEIELVSLVAREQRLRRAIDVYAKERENDGEGRLDYIFIDCPPSLGLLTVNAFCAASEVLIPIQCEYYALEGLSQLLKNIEMIQKHLNADLVVSTILLTMYDGRTNLAAQVASEVRQHFPDQVLGAVVPRSVRISEAPSYQQTVMTYDPSSSGALSYMEAAAEIAER
- the rpmH gene encoding 50S ribosomal protein L34, whose product is MSKRTFQPNNRRRAKKHGFRLRMRTRAGRAILAARRGKGRVELSA
- the dnaA gene encoding chromosomal replication initiator protein DnaA, encoding MTVDEANHANTVGSSWRRVLSLMEQDDRVSPRQRGFVILAQAQGLIGSTLLVAVPNELTREVLQTQVKDALDDALRNVFSDDIRCAIDVDTDLVPVHAEPEPVVELSAVSDFAEPKPQPTPPSTSHEFGRLNPKYIFDTFVIGSSNRFAHAAAVAVAEAPAKAYNPLFIYGDSGLGKTHLLHAIGHYARRLYSGIRVRYVNSEEFTNDFINSIRDDEGTSFKTTYRNVDVLLIDDIQFLAGKDRTQEEFFHTFNALHNANKQVVITSDQPPKMLAGFEDRMTSRFEWGLLTDIQPPELETRIAILRKKGLSEGLSAPDDALEYIASKISSNIRELEGALIRVTAFASLNRQPVDVALAEMVLKDLITDDGAQEITAKQILDQTADYFKLSMEELCSKSRTRTLVTARQIAMYLCRELTDMSLPKIGQELGGRDHTTVIHADRKIRELMAERRVIYNQVTELTNRIKQQQRDS
- the rnpA gene encoding ribonuclease P protein component; its protein translation is MLATPNRLRTSTDFSTTVRSGVRNGRRNLVLYTASIGAEEPSRIGFIVSKAVGNAVTRNLVKRRLREAGALSLHTHGTGLAVVVRALPAAATASWEQLLSDYNAALAVTTKRLGGSGPRNASTEHNGTTTEGTPRA